In one window of Hyla sarda isolate aHylSar1 chromosome 1, aHylSar1.hap1, whole genome shotgun sequence DNA:
- the LOC130298273 gene encoding uncharacterized protein LOC130298273, with the protein MSSCIVSGCATSWRRRNPNISLHCFPKDKDRIKLWLEKTGHYANNLQEMVEKVWIGTINDTYRMCSLHFSNESFRYYEDRRTLRKDAIPSIFGQDLHSKESLSKPPSNGQQLPKQGCGNEISNSSVTKPTNVFSVSDSFSQKISDNLPKIQGDLEIERQKTTTNSVNLPGSHDIYILPGSVPSARFQNISNLTYGQQLTTDNQLYNFGCTIIKNVSNNDNVAKPSLETIEHVKKKQLKSVGTQTDQILKRDFATNTTYLHVSHNKATQTRVFQQNKKIMCSILKTPSQTMGIQRRLTPSKKMIVSKKKTLNLQPIHNKLYRNTRGDQCGKVSSLAISVASSVKLPIIPTFANQTQTCQKLKNTTQGNLLDISGMVNPTLKMHQPVSEMNMKHLFRNEQDKIKMRAPTII; encoded by the coding sequence ATGTCATCCTGCATTGTTTCTGGTTGTGCTACTTCCTGGCGACGGAGAAATCCAAACATATCCTTACATTGTTTTCCTAAAGATAAAGATCGAATAAAATTGTGGTTAGAAAAAACAGGCCACTATGCAAATAATTTGCAAGAGATGGTTGAGAAAGTATGGATAGGCACAATAAATGACACCTATCGGATGTGctctttacatttttcaaatgAATCCTTTCGTTATTATGAGGATCGTCGAACATTACGGAAGGATGCCATACCTTCAATTTTTGGACAGGATTTACATTCGAAAGAATCACTATCGAAGCCTCCAAGTAATGGTCAACAGTTGCCCAAACAAGGATGTGGTAATGAGATATCAAATTCTAGCGTGACAAAACCAACCAATGTGTTCTCAGTTAGTGACTCTTTTTCTCAAAAAATATCTGATAATTTACCGAAAATACAGGGTGATTtagaaattgaaagacaaaaaactaCCACAAATTCCGTCAACTTACCCGGATCCCATGATATTTATATTCTGCCTGGAAGTGTTCCCTCCGCAAGATTTCAAAACATTAGTAATCTGACCTATGGCCAACAGTTAACAACTGACAACCAATTGTACAACTTTGGATGCACTATTATCAAAAACGTTTCAAATAATGACAATGTTGCGAAACCAAGTTTGGAAACGATAGAGcacgttaaaaaaaaacaactgaagtcagtagggactcaaACTGACCAAATTTTGAAACGTGACTTTGCTACCAATACCACTTATCTTCATGTGTCACATAACAAAGCCACACAAACCAGAGTGtttcaacaaaacaaaaaaattatgtgtTCCATCTTAAAAACACCAAGCCAAACAATGGGTATCCAGCGGAGACTTACTCCTTCCAAAAAAATGATTGTTAGCAAGAAAAAAACCCTAAATCTTCAGCCGATACATAACAAACTATACAGAAATACAAGAGGGGATCAATGTGGAAAAGTCAGCAGTTTAGCTATCTCAGTAGCAAGTTCAGTAAAATTGCCAATTATACCCACGTTTGCAAACCAAACTCAAACCTGTCAAAAATTGAAAAACACAACACAAGGAAACTTACTTGACATTTCAGGAATGGTCAATCCAACGTTGAAAATGCACCAACCGGTTTCCGAAATGAATATGAAACATTTATTCAGGAATGAGCAAGACAAAATAAAGATGCGTGCACCAACCATAATCTAA